The proteins below are encoded in one region of Hordeum vulgare subsp. vulgare chromosome 3H, MorexV3_pseudomolecules_assembly, whole genome shotgun sequence:
- the LOC123439362 gene encoding flavonoid 3',5'-hydroxylase CYP75B138-like: MQTTVPPNILYAALIVPTVLYLAAVTRRRRSGLQLPPGPAGLPFVGSLPFIDRNLHTYFADLASKHGPILSIRLGSKVEIVVTSPELAREVLREQDSVFSNRVMPDAGSAVSFGGVQNIVGSPVGPMWRLLRRLCVHEMLSPAGLESVHDLRRREFRSTLRYLHSRSGEPVDVGAQVFLNTMNVMTSVIWGGTVGSEDERAAVGAEFKGLVDEITELLGAPNLSDFFPALARFDLQGIRKKMELIRQRFDEMFVNIIQQRVSFGQNGGSAKRDFLEVMLEMEKQGGDGKSPFTMDNAKSLILDMVVGGTETTSNTTEWAMSEMLHNPEVLKKVQQELDSVVGRDALVEESHLSQLHYLRLVIKETLRLHPALPLMVPHSPSAASTVGGYHVPEGSRVFVNVWAIQRNPLVWNEPLEFNPERFAGKDARKWDFTGSQFDYFPFGSGKRICAGIAMADKMTAYSVALLLQAFDWKLPQGAQLDLSEKFGIVMKKATPLVAIPTPRLSKPELYYS; this comes from the exons ATGCAGACCACTGTGCCACCAAACATTCTCTATGCTGCTCTGATTGTGCCTACCGTACTGTACCTCGCCGCAGTCACGCGACGGCGCCGCAGCGGTTTGCAGTTACCGCCTGGGCCGGCGGGTCTCCCGTTTGTGGGTAGCCTCCCTTTCATCGACCGGAACCTTCACACCTACTTTGCAGATCTCGCCTCCAAGCATGGACCTATCCTCTCCATCCGACTCGGCTCCAAGGTGGAGATCGTCGTCACGTCACCGGAGCTGGCCCGGGAGGTGCTCCGGGAGCAGGACTCCGTCTTCTCCAACCGCGTCATGCCGGACGCCGGAAGCGCCGTCTCCTTCGGCGGCGTGCAGAACATCGTGGGTAGCCCTGTGGGGCCGATGTGGCGCCTGCTCCGCCGTCTTTGCGTCCACGAAATGCTGAGCCCGGCTGGGCTTGAAAGCGTCCACGACCTTCGCCGGCGCGAGTTCAGGTCCACTCTGCGCTACCTCCACTCCAGGTCGGGTGAGCCCGTGGACGTCGGCGCGCAGGTGTTCCTGAATACTATGAACGTGATGACGAGCGTCATATGGGGAGGCACCGTCGGGAGCGAGGACGAGAGAGCCGCAGTTGGTGCTGAGTTCAAGGGGTTAGTGGATGAAATCACGGAGTTGCTGGGCGCCCCTAACCTGTCTGATTTCTTCCCAGCGCTGGCGAGGTTCGACCTGCAGGGGATCCGGAAGAAGATGGAGCTCATCAGGCAGCGCTTCGATGAGATGTTCGTGAATATCATACAGCAGCGGGTTAGTTTTGGACAGAACGGCGGCAGTGCAAAGAGGGACTTCTTGGAGGTAATGCTCGAGATGGAGAAACAAGGCGGCGACGGCAAGAGTCCCTTCACAATGGATAACGCCAAGTCCTTGATCTTG GACATGGTGGTTGGCGGGACAGAGACCACTTCCAACACCACGGAGTGGGCCATGTCGGAGATGCTGCATAACCCGGAGGTGCTCAAGAAAGTACAGCAAGAGCTAGACAGCGTTGTGGGTCGAGATGCCCTTGTGGAGGAGTCGCACCTTTCGCAGCTCCACTACCTCCGCTTGGTCATCAAGGAGACGCTACGGCTACACCCGGCGCTGCCACTCATGGTACCGCACAGCCCGAGCGCCGCATCCACGGTTGGGGGGTACCATGTTCCCGAGGGCAGCCGCGTATTCGTCAACGTCTGGGCAATTCAGAGGAACCCCTTGGTGTGGAACGAGCCACTCGAGTTCAACCCAGAGAGGTTCGCCGGAAAAGATGCCCGCAAGTGGGACTTCACCGGGAGCCAGTTCGACTATTTCCCTTTCGGTTCTGGAAAAAGGATATGTGCCGGGATTGCCATGGCCGACAAAATGACGGCCTACTCGGTGGCCCTGCTGCTGCAGGCTTTCGATTGGAAGCTCCCGCAGGGAGCCCAGCTTGACCTGTCCGAGAAATTTGGGATTGTGATGAAGAAGGCTACGCCCCTGGTGGCTATACCAACACCAAGGCTGTCTAAGCCTGAGCTGTATTATTCGTGA